GTAAAAGAAATAGTTCCAAAAGTACAGCTACCAAATTTGTTTAACAATCTTGAATTTTTCAAGCACAAATTTGCCTTCCTTGTATTTCTGGGATTCCTCATAAGCCTTCTCATACTTCCAACCAAGAACCTCTCTGCAATCGGCACAGTGCACGTCCGCCACCAAGTGCAGCCCCGTCATCATCTGCCGATCCTCCTTCCTACCCGAATACATGTTCTGTGCGTGCGAGAAGAGGAAGGCTCTTCCATTTTTCGACTGATCAAAACACTCCATCAAATCAAAGTTAGAGCATAGCGTTGAGAGTTAATTGTAGAACAAATTTACTTTACCTGAAACGACTTTGAAACAATGTCATCATGGATGGCCACATGGTTTCTGCATTTGTAGCAGCCGTACAACCTCGGACCCATGATCAAATCACCCATTTTATCATCAATTTTCTTGCTTGTGATCAGTCAATCAGGGGAATTGAAGGGacttggtttttttttttttgctatgcAAGAAAAGATTAGACAAAAGTTAGTAGTAAGGAGGAGTTGAAAAGATCATTAAAGTATCATAGCCAatgcaataaaaataaaagattgaGTGATGATTCCAAACAAGCTATGATgttaatcaaataaaaaacaatacaTTATTTTAGTACAATCTTGGCGTATGGGCTATCAATAATTGTGGTCGCATTCAATAGCCCCCACTGCCTTGCGTTTGGACTTCCACTCGTTCCACTCCAAATCGACCACTATACAACAACTATTTCGTGTTCTTTCCCAAACATTATATATgtggaaaaattaaataaatactatactttGCAGCATTATGGATGGAGTTGCTATAATGGTTTCCTACTACTTTTTCATCAATATTTACAAaagtttatttttctatttgagTTTGGGTGAACCACTAAAGGTGCAAATCCGTAACatatgaaataattttttttactagcGTCCGAATTTGACGAAATATCACGTGATTTATATTCACTTTACATTGATTTTGTGGTTGTAGcaacttttatatataaattatcaCTTTGATTGATTTAATATGACCAAAATAAATTGGTGCTATGTATATACATAGTATGTGTTCATTAAtctatagtagtataattttttcaaaatcaaaCCGGTTGAGAAaatcgaaaatacccttttatATAGTATGTGTTCATTTGATAAAGTTTAATAAAAGTCAATATGGGATTGGAGCTTTAAATAGTACATCTACCTTCACAAATCAAATTTATAGCCATCCTTGTTACCTTGTATTCGGAATTTCGGAGTTTGAATGAAATAATTGCTTTTGGGTATCATTTTGTTTAGCATTAGGAATATTAGAACTGACTTCCAATATTATTTCATCTGGTGCttgaatattaaaataaactTGTAAACATCATCTCATCTTGAGCTTGTAAGATTATAGCTAATTTTTAGCGTTATCTCGTCTGAATATTGAAAGACAATTATTGGCTTGTGTTCATTATCGTAACTAGAATTTGAAAAACCAAAACTAACTTCCAACCATCATATTGTCTGGGGCTTGAAATAAGAATTAAGTTATGAGCATCATCTCATTTGAAGcttgataaattatattgttC
This sequence is a window from Salvia splendens isolate huo1 chromosome 14, SspV2, whole genome shotgun sequence. Protein-coding genes within it:
- the LOC121764572 gene encoding protein yippee-like At4g27745 produces the protein MGDLIMGPRLYGCYKCRNHVAIHDDIVSKSFQSKNGRAFLFSHAQNMYSGRKEDRQMMTGLHLVADVHCADCREVLGWKYEKAYEESQKYKEGKFVLEKFKIVKQIW